The following coding sequences lie in one Tepidimicrobium xylanilyticum genomic window:
- the obgE gene encoding GTPase ObgE codes for MFVDVAKIVVKAGKGGDGAVAFRREKYEPAGGPYGGDGGQGGSIILEGDEGIRTLMDFRYKRFYKAEDGENGKTKNQYGRKGQDLILKVPVGTLVKDGNTGRVIVDIKEHKQRYVIAKGGKGGRGNSKFATPTRQAPRFAEPGTKGEEKTIILELKLLADVGLIGFPNVGKSTILSILSAAKPKIANYHFTTLKPNLGVVRVGEEQSFVIADIPGLIEGAHEGAGLGHDFLKHVERTKLLVHVLDGSGIEGRDPIEDFYKINEELVKYNPKLKNKHQIIVANKMDLPQFRDWIGKIKDEFEPLGYRVFSLSAATKEGIKELKYGIWEVLKDIEYEYETFDEKMVEYFEEPEEEPIIVKKEEDQYIVEGSFIERLLYSVNFDDLDSLRYFQNVLKQKGVVDKLRELGIKENDTVLICGYEFEFFE; via the coding sequence ATGTTTGTTGACGTAGCTAAAATTGTGGTCAAAGCAGGAAAAGGTGGAGATGGTGCAGTAGCCTTTAGGAGGGAAAAATACGAACCAGCAGGAGGTCCTTATGGTGGAGATGGAGGCCAAGGAGGCAGCATCATCTTAGAGGGAGATGAAGGCATAAGGACTCTAATGGATTTTAGATATAAGCGCTTTTATAAAGCTGAAGATGGAGAAAATGGAAAAACGAAAAATCAATATGGAAGAAAGGGACAGGATTTGATCCTAAAAGTTCCTGTTGGTACTTTGGTAAAGGATGGAAATACTGGAAGAGTAATAGTAGATATAAAGGAACATAAACAAAGATATGTAATTGCCAAGGGGGGCAAGGGAGGTAGAGGAAATAGCAAGTTTGCAACTCCCACTAGACAGGCACCCAGATTTGCAGAACCAGGTACTAAAGGAGAAGAAAAAACTATTATATTGGAATTGAAGTTATTGGCAGATGTTGGGCTGATAGGATTTCCCAATGTGGGTAAGTCGACTATACTATCCATCTTATCTGCTGCCAAACCTAAAATTGCCAACTACCACTTTACCACCCTAAAACCTAATTTGGGAGTAGTGAGAGTTGGAGAAGAGCAAAGTTTTGTTATTGCTGATATTCCTGGGTTAATTGAAGGAGCCCATGAAGGTGCAGGTTTAGGGCACGATTTCCTGAAACATGTGGAAAGGACTAAGCTATTAGTCCATGTTCTAGATGGTTCTGGAATAGAAGGTAGAGATCCAATAGAGGATTTCTACAAAATCAATGAGGAACTGGTGAAATACAATCCCAAGTTAAAAAATAAGCATCAGATAATAGTAGCCAATAAAATGGACCTGCCTCAATTTAGGGATTGGATAGGCAAAATAAAAGATGAATTTGAACCTTTGGGATACCGAGTATTTTCATTATCTGCTGCAACTAAGGAAGGCATTAAAGAGTTGAAATACGGAATATGGGAAGTCTTAAAGGATATTGAGTATGAATATGAAACTTTTGACGAAAAGATGGTTGAATACTTTGAAGAACCTGAGGAAGAGCCAATTATAGTAAAAAAAGAAGAGGATCAATATATCGTTGAGGGTAGTTTCATAGAAAGACTACTATATTCCGTTAACTTTGATGATTTAGACTCTTTAAGATATTTTCAAAATGTTTTAAAACAAAAGGGGGTAGTGGATAAGCTCAGAGAATTAGGAATTAAGGAGAATGATACCGTATTAATATGTGGATATGAATTTGAATTTTTCGAGTAA
- the rpmA gene encoding 50S ribosomal protein L27, producing the protein MIKLNLQLFASKKGVGSSRNGRDSESKRLGVKRGDGQYVLAGNILVRQRGTKIHPGHNVGRGSDDTLFAKIDGVVKFERKGRDKKQVSVYPVEELA; encoded by the coding sequence ATGATAAAGCTAAATTTACAGTTATTCGCTTCTAAAAAAGGAGTGGGTAGTTCAAGGAACGGTAGAGATAGTGAATCTAAGCGTCTAGGAGTAAAACGCGGTGATGGACAATATGTATTAGCTGGAAATATTTTGGTAAGACAAAGAGGTACTAAGATTCATCCTGGTCACAATGTGGGTAGAGGTAGCGATGATACTTTGTTTGCTAAAATAGATGGTGTCGTTAAATTTGAAAGAAAAGGAAGAGACAAAAAACAGGTCAGCGTATATCCTGTTGAAGAGTTAGCATAG
- a CDS encoding ribosomal-processing cysteine protease Prp, with the protein MIRITIFKDKLGHIERYYISGHAGYDIKGKDIVCAAVSILAQTTLMSLVEVCGVAEDEITYAIDSDKGIVDVTLPEHIEPSIRLKTETVLRTMELGIKSILEIYPEYVTLKYREV; encoded by the coding sequence ATGATAAGGATTACCATATTTAAGGATAAACTAGGTCATATTGAGAGGTATTATATATCAGGTCACGCTGGTTATGACATTAAGGGCAAGGATATAGTCTGTGCAGCCGTTTCTATATTGGCACAAACTACTTTAATGTCCTTAGTGGAAGTTTGTGGAGTGGCTGAAGATGAGATAACATATGCTATTGACAGTGATAAGGGAATAGTGGATGTAACTTTACCTGAACATATAGAACCTAGTATAAGGCTTAAAACTGAAACAGTTTTAAGGACTATGGAATTAGGAATAAAATCCATATTGGAAATTTATCCAGAGTATGTAACTCTCAAATATAGGGAGGTGTAA
- the rplU gene encoding 50S ribosomal protein L21, with product MYAIIETGGKQYRVQEGDVVFVEKLDVEEGEKIDLSKVLLIKKEDDLVIGRPYVEGAKVEATVLKQGKSKKIIIFKYKPKKNYRKKQGHRQPYTKLKIEKIVG from the coding sequence ATGTATGCTATAATTGAAACAGGTGGAAAACAATACAGGGTTCAAGAAGGGGACGTTGTATTTGTTGAAAAACTTGATGTGGAAGAAGGAGAGAAAATCGATTTATCTAAAGTTCTCCTTATTAAGAAGGAAGACGATTTGGTGATTGGACGACCTTATGTAGAAGGAGCAAAAGTAGAAGCAACAGTTTTAAAACAAGGGAAATCAAAAAAGATCATAATATTTAAATATAAGCCAAAAAAGAATTATAGAAAGAAACAAGGTCATCGCCAGCCATATACTAAATTGAAGATTGAAAAGATAGTTGGTTAG
- a CDS encoding Rne/Rng family ribonuclease, whose product MDYIFVDSKDNVEIIGLVEDYNLVELYIDDKEKEKQVGNIYRGRVENVLPGMEAAFIDIGEGKNAYLYIKQALPKGMEKDKKVNIGELIKKGDEIIVQVLKEPSKNKGAKVTTHITLPGRYVILTPYSNKISLSRKIVNTDEIERLKGIGKSIIKHGYGMIFRTKAAGIKRELLEEEYNLLIDMFKKIERERNFLPCPKLIYKEIDLSHQIIRDVYSEKVNKIILNDREKYESILSFQGVMFPKLDEKIHYDKDFNIFYHREIMEGIKTALNRKVFLKSGGYIVIDETEALTAIDVNTGKFIGDNSLEDTVVKTNLEACEEIARQIRLRDITGIIIIDFIDMKDNKDVSMVLERLEECLSSDRNKANIIGITKLGLVELTRKKTRNSLTSSFIKECSNCNGSGRILYRGIDN is encoded by the coding sequence ATGGATTATATATTTGTAGATTCTAAAGATAATGTAGAGATAATAGGCCTAGTAGAAGATTATAATCTGGTGGAGCTTTATATAGATGATAAGGAAAAGGAAAAGCAAGTAGGGAATATTTATAGAGGACGGGTGGAAAATGTGCTTCCAGGCATGGAAGCTGCCTTTATAGATATAGGAGAAGGTAAAAATGCCTATTTATATATTAAACAGGCTTTGCCTAAGGGGATGGAAAAGGATAAAAAAGTAAATATTGGAGAATTGATAAAAAAAGGAGATGAGATTATAGTTCAAGTATTAAAAGAGCCTTCCAAGAATAAAGGAGCTAAGGTAACCACTCATATTACTTTACCTGGCAGATATGTAATATTAACTCCTTATTCCAATAAAATATCCTTATCGAGAAAAATTGTAAACACAGATGAAATCGAGAGACTAAAGGGAATAGGTAAATCCATTATAAAACATGGGTATGGGATGATTTTTAGAACCAAAGCTGCTGGAATTAAAAGGGAGTTATTAGAGGAAGAATACAATTTATTAATTGACATGTTTAAGAAGATAGAAAGGGAGAGAAATTTCCTGCCTTGTCCTAAACTTATATATAAGGAAATAGACCTATCCCATCAGATTATTCGAGATGTTTATAGTGAAAAGGTTAATAAGATAATATTAAATGATAGGGAGAAATATGAAAGTATTTTAAGTTTCCAAGGGGTAATGTTTCCTAAATTAGATGAGAAAATCCATTATGACAAGGATTTTAACATATTCTATCATCGGGAAATAATGGAAGGAATTAAAACTGCTTTAAACAGGAAAGTTTTTCTTAAAAGTGGAGGTTATATAGTTATAGATGAAACGGAGGCTTTAACTGCTATAGATGTTAATACAGGTAAATTTATAGGAGATAATAGTTTAGAGGATACAGTTGTTAAGACCAACTTAGAAGCTTGTGAAGAAATAGCAAGGCAAATTAGATTGAGGGACATAACTGGAATAATTATAATAGATTTTATAGATATGAAAGACAACAAAGATGTATCCATGGTCTTAGAAAGATTAGAAGAATGTTTAAGTAGTGATAGAAATAAAGCTAATATAATTGGAATTACAAAATTAGGATTAGTAGAACTGACAAGGAAGAAGACAAGAAATAGTTTAACTTCTTCTTTTATAAAAGAATGCTCTAATTGTAATGGAAGTGGCAGAATTTTATATAGAGGCATTGACAATTGA
- a CDS encoding TIGR03936 family radical SAM-associated protein: MILRVKFTKEGYLKYISHLDMMRLFQRAFRRAQIPIKYSEGFNPQPKFSIANPLALGIESIEEYMDMELYEKIPVDEFINRMNKEMPKGIKIIDAKYIKDTKAIASLISWSYYRISFEVANIHKREELDNLLKEFLSEEKIVIKKTKQKNKRVIEKEQNIRPLIGNVVLENFIVDNVSNSQAKATINCMLKAGDKGNLKPMDFIKALSEHFNLDIDFDNIDIKRLSLLIEDKGQILPPM, translated from the coding sequence ATGATTTTAAGAGTTAAATTTACAAAAGAAGGTTATTTAAAATACATTTCTCATTTAGATATGATGAGATTATTTCAAAGAGCCTTTAGAAGGGCTCAAATTCCAATTAAATATTCAGAAGGATTTAATCCCCAGCCTAAATTTTCTATAGCAAACCCTCTAGCCTTAGGAATAGAGAGTATTGAAGAATATATGGATATGGAGTTATACGAGAAAATCCCTGTAGATGAGTTTATAAATAGGATGAATAAAGAAATGCCTAAAGGGATTAAAATAATAGATGCAAAATACATCAAAGACACTAAGGCTATTGCTTCCCTCATTAGTTGGAGTTATTATAGAATTAGTTTTGAGGTGGCAAATATCCATAAAAGAGAAGAATTAGATAATCTTTTAAAGGAATTTCTTAGTGAAGAGAAGATAGTAATAAAGAAAACTAAACAGAAGAATAAAAGAGTAATAGAAAAGGAGCAAAATATTAGACCCTTAATAGGAAATGTGGTTTTAGAGAATTTTATAGTTGATAATGTGAGCAATTCTCAAGCAAAGGCAACTATAAACTGTATGTTAAAAGCAGGTGATAAAGGCAATTTAAAGCCTATGGACTTTATCAAGGCTCTAAGTGAACATTTTAATTTAGATATTGACTTTGATAATATTGATATAAAAAGACTATCATTGCTTATAGAAGATAAAGGACAAATTTTACCACCTATGTAA
- a CDS encoding TIGR03960 family B12-binding radical SAM protein produces the protein MIDMKKLDKVLRRVEKPARYIGMEKNAIKKDLNEVKVKFAFAFPDIYEVGMSHLGLHILYNLINEKEDMACERVFAPWVDMEEEMIKEGIPLFTLESKESVRNFDFLGFTLQYEMSYTNIINMLNLGGIPILSKDRKKEDPFIIAGGPCAYNPEPIADIIDFFVIGEGEEIILEILEKYKEYKAPKGNRIGFLKEVSKIEGVYVPQFYHVKYNKDNTIQSMDPIVEGIPKIIKKRIIKDLDRVYFPEKLIVPYIETIHDRIPLEIFRGCTRGCRFCQAGMIYRPVREKSVERLLELAEKLEENTGYEDISLTSLSSCDYSNLEKLISKLMDRYEDEKVGISLPSLRLDSFSIGVLKEIQKVRKTGLTFAPEAGSQRLRDVINKGVTDEDLINAVSYAFEEGWSTIKLYFMIGLPTETEEDLLGIRDLGYKVKDIFFSLPKEKRKGNLKVTLSASCFVPKPFTPFQWVGQDSIEKFYEKIDLIKQNIRDKKITFNYHDPKLSYLEAVIARGDRRLGKALIRAWEKGCKFDGWSEKFDFDKWMEAFKETGIDGDFYALREREIDEILPWDFINPGITKEYLIKEYEKAKGEELTRDCRLGCTNCGINRSFTGGVC, from the coding sequence ATGATAGATATGAAGAAATTAGATAAAGTGCTAAGAAGGGTAGAAAAACCAGCAAGATATATAGGTATGGAAAAAAATGCTATTAAAAAGGATTTAAATGAGGTGAAAGTAAAATTTGCTTTTGCCTTTCCAGATATATACGAAGTAGGCATGTCCCATCTAGGTCTTCATATACTCTATAATCTGATAAATGAAAAAGAGGACATGGCTTGTGAAAGGGTTTTTGCTCCTTGGGTAGATATGGAAGAGGAAATGATTAAAGAAGGAATCCCTCTATTTACACTGGAAAGCAAGGAATCTGTAAGAAATTTTGATTTTTTAGGTTTTACTTTGCAATATGAGATGAGCTATACCAACATAATCAATATGCTTAATTTGGGGGGCATTCCAATACTTTCTAAGGACAGAAAAAAAGAAGATCCTTTCATAATAGCAGGAGGGCCTTGTGCCTATAACCCTGAACCAATTGCAGATATTATTGACTTTTTTGTAATAGGTGAAGGAGAGGAAATAATATTAGAAATATTAGAAAAATATAAGGAGTATAAAGCCCCTAAAGGAAATAGGATTGGATTTTTGAAGGAAGTAAGCAAAATAGAAGGGGTATATGTACCACAGTTTTATCATGTAAAATATAATAAAGATAATACTATCCAGAGCATGGATCCAATAGTGGAAGGTATTCCTAAGATCATTAAAAAGAGAATTATTAAAGATTTAGATAGAGTATATTTCCCAGAAAAACTAATAGTACCCTATATAGAAACGATTCATGACAGGATTCCACTGGAAATATTTAGAGGTTGCACAAGGGGATGTAGATTTTGTCAAGCAGGGATGATCTATAGGCCTGTAAGAGAAAAGTCAGTAGAAAGGCTATTAGAATTGGCAGAAAAACTAGAAGAAAATACAGGATACGAGGACATATCCTTAACTTCTCTTAGTTCCTGTGATTATTCCAATCTAGAGAAATTGATTTCAAAACTTATGGATAGATATGAAGATGAAAAGGTAGGCATTTCACTACCATCCTTAAGGTTAGATTCTTTTAGCATTGGGGTATTGAAGGAGATTCAAAAGGTCAGGAAAACTGGATTAACCTTTGCCCCAGAGGCAGGCAGCCAAAGGCTTAGGGACGTAATAAATAAAGGGGTTACAGATGAAGATTTAATAAATGCGGTATCCTATGCCTTTGAGGAAGGTTGGTCTACCATTAAACTATACTTTATGATTGGATTACCTACTGAAACGGAAGAGGATTTACTGGGCATAAGGGATCTAGGATATAAGGTTAAGGACATATTCTTTAGCCTTCCCAAAGAAAAGCGAAAAGGTAATCTAAAAGTCACTCTTAGTGCTTCTTGCTTTGTACCAAAACCCTTTACTCCTTTCCAATGGGTAGGACAGGATTCAATAGAAAAGTTTTATGAAAAGATAGATCTAATTAAGCAAAACATTAGGGATAAAAAAATTACATTTAATTATCATGATCCAAAGTTAAGCTATTTAGAGGCAGTAATTGCCAGAGGAGATAGAAGGCTAGGAAAAGCTTTAATAAGAGCTTGGGAAAAAGGTTGTAAATTTGATGGATGGTCTGAAAAATTCGATTTTGATAAATGGATGGAAGCTTTCAAGGAAACGGGAATAGATGGGGACTTTTATGCATTGCGGGAAAGGGAAATTGATGAAATACTTCCTTGGGATTTCATCAATCCGGGGATTACTAAGGAATATTTAATCAAGGAATATGAAAAGGCTAAAGGTGAAGAATTGACCAGAGATTGCAGATTAGGCTGTACTAATTGTGGCATCAATAGAAGCTTTACAGGTGGTGTTTGCTGA
- a CDS encoding M23 family metallopeptidase encodes MYKKSYPKYKSILSYLKRRYHYKRILNRIIAALIILIIILLLKLLNNSFSNNIIQIIYNGINYEFSLKKDGKALVTYGRKLLTLPEKTLFVFNLNNSVKYPPPIEGVVYNPFGETIYLNGKSTFNDGVDIIPYEGKEPIAIKDGVVKSIEDRGAKGYFVTIEHEDFSTVYGYLVSIYVEKGEDIKAGTKIGTLGTNKDGNKYLHFQTIVNGSPVDPLKYIDFKGKF; translated from the coding sequence ATGTATAAAAAAAGCTATCCTAAATATAAAAGTATATTAAGTTATCTAAAACGGAGATACCATTATAAGAGGATATTGAATAGGATTATTGCAGCTTTAATAATACTAATTATAATCCTTTTATTGAAATTATTAAATAACAGCTTTTCAAATAACATTATTCAAATAATCTACAATGGAATAAATTATGAATTTAGTCTAAAAAAGGATGGAAAAGCATTGGTTACCTATGGTAGGAAATTATTAACCCTTCCGGAAAAAACTCTCTTTGTGTTTAACTTAAATAATTCCGTTAAATATCCACCTCCTATTGAAGGTGTAGTCTATAATCCCTTTGGGGAAACCATATATTTAAATGGAAAATCCACTTTTAATGATGGCGTAGATATTATTCCATATGAAGGTAAAGAACCCATAGCCATTAAAGATGGTGTAGTTAAATCCATTGAAGATAGGGGAGCAAAAGGATATTTTGTTACCATAGAACATGAGGATTTTTCAACGGTTTATGGATACTTGGTATCAATCTATGTTGAGAAAGGAGAAGATATAAAGGCAGGGACTAAAATAGGCACCTTAGGAACTAACAAAGATGGGAATAAATACTTGCATTTTCAGACTATCGTAAATGGTTCTCCCGTAGACCCGTTGAAGTACATAGATTTTAAGGGAAAATTTTAA
- a CDS encoding FAD:protein FMN transferase codes for MKSKKSILLLIVIILLQFTVGCKKDVPGPLAKSEFLMNTYITLRIYDKKDKNILDKAFDRLREIENRMSVTIEDSDVSLINQNAGIKPVKVHEDVYYVIKEAKYFAELSNGAFDPTIGPLTDLWNITGDELRERESIPTEDEIKEALELVDYRDLELLEDNQVFLKKEGMKLNLGGIVKGYAADEVKRIFLENGVESAIIDLGGNLYVMGEKEDGEAWKIGIQDPFKEERDYLGILKVKNKSVVTSGDYERYIIYNGEKYHHILDPKTGYPSENEVSGITIISDKSIVGDGLSTALFILGVEGGSKLVNQLGDIQAIFVTKMEEVIVHEDIIEDFSLRDSNYSLILNQK; via the coding sequence ATGAAATCAAAAAAGTCTATTCTTCTATTAATTGTGATAATACTATTGCAATTTACCGTCGGTTGTAAAAAAGATGTACCAGGGCCTTTAGCAAAATCTGAATTTCTGATGAATACCTATATTACACTAAGGATTTATGATAAGAAGGATAAAAATATATTAGATAAGGCCTTTGATAGATTGAGAGAGATAGAAAATAGGATGAGCGTAACCATTGAAGACAGTGATGTTAGCCTAATAAATCAAAATGCAGGAATAAAGCCAGTCAAGGTACATGAAGATGTATACTATGTAATAAAGGAAGCTAAATACTTTGCAGAGTTGTCCAATGGTGCCTTTGATCCAACTATTGGTCCATTAACGGACTTATGGAATATAACGGGAGATGAACTAAGAGAAAGAGAATCCATTCCGACGGAGGATGAAATTAAGGAAGCACTTGAGTTAGTGGATTATAGAGACTTAGAATTATTAGAAGATAATCAGGTGTTTTTGAAAAAGGAAGGCATGAAATTGAACTTAGGAGGAATCGTTAAAGGTTATGCTGCAGATGAAGTGAAGAGAATTTTCCTAGAAAATGGAGTTGAGTCTGCAATAATTGATTTAGGAGGGAATCTCTATGTCATGGGAGAAAAGGAGGATGGAGAAGCTTGGAAAATTGGAATTCAAGATCCCTTTAAGGAAGAAAGAGATTATTTAGGAATATTGAAAGTAAAAAATAAATCGGTAGTTACTTCTGGCGATTATGAACGTTATATAATCTATAATGGGGAAAAATACCATCATATTTTAGACCCAAAAACTGGTTATCCATCGGAAAATGAAGTTTCGGGAATAACAATCATATCGGATAAATCCATAGTAGGGGATGGCCTTTCTACAGCTTTGTTCATACTAGGAGTTGAAGGAGGGTCTAAACTAGTTAATCAATTAGGAGATATACAGGCCATATTTGTAACTAAAATGGAAGAGGTTATAGTTCACGAAGATATAATAGAAGATTTTTCTCTAAGAGATAGCAATTATAGTCTTATTTTGAATCAAAAATAA
- a CDS encoding FMN-binding protein, which yields MKRRLGFALLSTILVLALLVGCGGKETSTTNNEGSSEALTGGELKDGLYLIKNPVSNHGNYGMAKMEVKDGEIISFKYAEILANSGEEKNENNYNYPDGLAVIANLNEQFNEKKNLDEMDFDAVSGATHTKESFKDIVNRLLAQAEKGETYTPVYKDGVYTAKADEDSHGWLGEVMVVVRDGQIVGLDYFETAVEDMESNKVVFDEDNKPVTGSDGKPKTEPVEVKAGERKSADNYAYLDALDVVKAVQRKIIDNNGTENLDVDSITGATSTRTTMIELVEKALESAK from the coding sequence ATGAAAAGAAGATTAGGCTTTGCTCTTCTATCCACGATCCTAGTTTTAGCCTTATTAGTAGGCTGTGGTGGAAAAGAAACAAGCACTACTAACAATGAAGGTTCAAGTGAGGCATTAACTGGTGGTGAACTAAAAGATGGTTTATACCTAATCAAGAATCCAGTAAGCAATCATGGCAACTATGGCATGGCTAAAATGGAAGTAAAAGATGGTGAAATTATTTCCTTTAAGTATGCAGAAATACTAGCAAATTCTGGAGAAGAAAAGAATGAAAATAATTATAACTATCCAGATGGGTTAGCTGTTATAGCTAATTTAAATGAGCAATTTAATGAGAAAAAGAATTTAGATGAAATGGATTTTGACGCTGTTTCAGGAGCTACCCATACCAAAGAATCCTTTAAGGATATAGTAAACAGATTATTAGCACAAGCTGAAAAAGGAGAAACCTACACTCCAGTGTATAAGGATGGAGTATATACTGCTAAGGCGGATGAAGATAGTCATGGTTGGTTAGGTGAAGTAATGGTAGTCGTTAGAGATGGACAAATTGTAGGATTAGACTACTTTGAAACTGCAGTTGAGGATATGGAAAGTAATAAGGTAGTTTTTGATGAGGATAATAAGCCTGTAACTGGCAGCGATGGAAAGCCAAAAACTGAACCAGTTGAAGTTAAAGCTGGAGAGAGGAAATCCGCTGATAACTATGCTTACTTAGATGCCCTTGATGTAGTAAAAGCAGTTCAAAGAAAGATCATAGACAATAATGGAACAGAAAATCTAGATGTGGATTCCATTACTGGAGCTACAAGCACAAGAACTACTATGATTGAATTAGTGGAAAAAGCCTTAGAAAGTGCAAAATAA
- the minE gene encoding cell division topological specificity factor MinE, whose translation MDFFKFFNKDSQRSKNVAKERLKLVLIHDRSDLSPKLLEMIKGDMIRVVREYADIDEEGLDIKLTRMKRESDNMPMSALVANIPIIKVKDNG comes from the coding sequence TTGGATTTTTTTAAATTTTTCAACAAAGATAGCCAAAGAAGCAAGAATGTAGCTAAGGAAAGGTTAAAATTAGTGTTAATTCACGACAGGTCTGATTTATCACCAAAATTGTTAGAGATGATAAAAGGGGATATGATCAGAGTTGTAAGAGAGTATGCAGATATTGATGAAGAAGGCCTTGATATAAAACTAACTAGAATGAAGAGGGAATCAGATAACATGCCTATGTCTGCTTTAGTAGCTAATATACCTATTATAAAGGTTAAAGATAATGGGTAA
- the minD gene encoding septum site-determining protein MinD encodes MGRAIVITSGKGGVGKTTTTANIGTGLAIMGNKVVVVDTDIGLRNLDVVMGLENRIVYDIVDVVEKTCRLKQGLIRDKRFDGLYLLPAAQTKDKTAVKPEQMIELIKELKEEGFDYIIIDSPAGIEQGFQNSIAGADEAIIVTTPEISAVRDADRVIGLLEAQGLHNPKLIINRIRYDMVKRGDMMNVEDIIDILAVDLLGVIPDDEAIVISTNKGEPVVSEEGPLSAKAFRNICDRILGKEVEFLNLETSEGKFSRLIKLLFSK; translated from the coding sequence ATGGGAAGAGCAATTGTAATAACATCGGGCAAAGGTGGAGTTGGGAAAACTACAACGACTGCAAATATAGGTACTGGATTGGCCATAATGGGAAATAAAGTAGTAGTAGTTGATACGGATATAGGTTTAAGGAACCTGGATGTAGTAATGGGTTTAGAAAATAGGATAGTATACGATATTGTAGACGTGGTTGAGAAAACTTGCAGATTGAAACAAGGGCTCATAAGGGATAAGCGATTTGATGGTTTATATTTATTACCTGCAGCTCAAACCAAGGATAAAACTGCTGTAAAACCTGAACAGATGATAGAGCTTATAAAAGAATTGAAAGAGGAAGGTTTCGATTATATTATAATAGATTCACCAGCCGGAATTGAACAAGGTTTTCAGAATTCCATTGCAGGAGCAGATGAAGCCATTATAGTAACTACCCCTGAAATTTCAGCGGTGAGAGATGCAGACAGGGTGATTGGATTGTTGGAGGCCCAAGGATTACATAATCCAAAGTTAATAATCAATAGAATTCGTTACGATATGGTTAAACGAGGAGATATGATGAATGTAGAAGATATAATAGATATTTTAGCGGTGGATTTATTAGGTGTGATTCCAGATGATGAGGCTATAGTAATTTCAACAAATAAAGGTGAACCTGTGGTATCTGAAGAAGGTCCTTTGTCAGCAAAAGCCTTTAGAAATATATGCGATAGAATTTTAGGGAAAGAAGTGGAGTTTCTAAACTTAGAAACTTCTGAAGGTAAGTTTAGTAGATTGATAAAATTACTATTTAGCAAATAA
- the minC gene encoding septum site-determining protein MinC has translation MKEGLINFKGIKEGIYIHIKEGDFEVIKGNLKKKLNEYIDLFKGTDFLGIKGEGLTEEEVGELLNIIKDNYNLEPSKEVPPYYFEEEEMPFSGIDEGVTKFINNTIRSGQVIEYDGNIVIIGDVNPGALIKAKGNIIILGIMRGVAHAGVGGNSDAIIAAYDLQPTQLRIGNIIGRKPDEDVPSSGVPEVARVNNGEVIIEPYLLKNNKRRKEKWEEQL, from the coding sequence TTGAAGGAAGGGCTAATTAACTTTAAAGGGATTAAAGAAGGCATTTATATCCACATAAAAGAAGGAGATTTTGAAGTTATTAAGGGGAACTTGAAGAAAAAGTTAAATGAATATATAGACCTTTTTAAGGGCACTGATTTTTTAGGGATTAAAGGAGAAGGTTTAACTGAAGAAGAGGTAGGAGAATTACTAAATATTATAAAGGATAATTATAATTTGGAACCATCAAAAGAAGTACCGCCATATTATTTTGAGGAAGAAGAAATGCCTTTCAGTGGTATCGATGAAGGGGTGACTAAGTTTATTAATAACACCATAAGGTCTGGGCAAGTTATTGAATATGATGGAAATATTGTAATAATAGGGGATGTAAATCCAGGAGCTTTAATTAAAGCAAAGGGAAATATTATAATTCTAGGAATCATGAGAGGAGTAGCACATGCTGGTGTAGGTGGGAATTCTGACGCAATTATAGCTGCCTACGATTTACAGCCGACTCAACTGAGAATTGGGAATATCATTGGAAGGAAACCAGATGAGGATGTTCCTTCTTCTGGGGTTCCAGAAGTTGCAAGAGTTAATAACGGGGAAGTTATTATTGAGCCATATTTACTAAAAAATAACAAAAGGAGGAAGGAAAAATGGGAAGAGCAATTGTAA